The Prosthecobacter dejongeii genome contains a region encoding:
- the sufD gene encoding Fe-S cluster assembly protein SufD — translation MSATLAPTPKNSPAPVSEAPDSPAPSGLEIIAPVRDETSAPGWFLARAEAAWAEFQKLPVPSVKDESWRYSNAKNIELSVHSPASVATEAQKQQALAASEGLKECTARFVFVNDELIESQTDALPAGVVCVNFAEALKSHGDVLKEHFMKREMTLGSAKFAALHLAHVKAGTVILVPKNVVLEKPIEVFHWVVGDHAAIFPHTLIVTGDNAEVSVVDHYRSLDGEGGLSVAIADIVSGTGSRITYAACQELADDAQALHLSSIVAGRDSTVKSFQVQLGAEFSRSESVSDLIGQGAHSDMLSVSLPIGEQIVDQRTLQNHKAPHATSDLLYKNALYGKSRSIFSGLITVDETAHYTDAYQTCRNLLNSNEAEATSLPGLEINADQVKCSHGATSGPISDEELFYLKARGISDSESRKLIIEGFLADVLKRFGNSEVLDTLVARIDEKLERAV, via the coding sequence ATGTCTGCTACTCTCGCTCCCACCCCCAAAAACTCTCCCGCTCCTGTGTCCGAAGCTCCTGATTCTCCTGCTCCCTCCGGCCTCGAAATCATCGCGCCTGTGCGTGATGAAACCTCGGCTCCAGGCTGGTTCCTTGCCCGTGCCGAAGCGGCCTGGGCTGAGTTCCAGAAGCTGCCAGTGCCCAGCGTGAAGGATGAGAGCTGGCGCTACTCGAACGCCAAGAACATCGAGCTGAGCGTGCACAGCCCAGCCTCAGTGGCGACCGAGGCCCAGAAACAGCAGGCCTTGGCCGCCTCTGAAGGGCTTAAGGAATGCACCGCCCGTTTTGTCTTCGTGAACGATGAGCTCATCGAATCTCAAACCGATGCCCTGCCCGCCGGCGTGGTGTGCGTAAACTTTGCCGAAGCTCTGAAATCCCACGGCGATGTGCTGAAGGAGCACTTCATGAAGCGCGAGATGACCCTGGGCTCGGCCAAATTTGCCGCTCTGCATCTGGCCCATGTGAAGGCTGGGACGGTGATCCTGGTGCCGAAGAATGTGGTCCTCGAAAAACCCATCGAAGTTTTCCACTGGGTGGTGGGTGATCACGCTGCCATCTTCCCCCACACGCTCATCGTTACGGGCGACAACGCTGAAGTCAGTGTGGTGGACCATTACCGCAGCCTGGATGGCGAAGGTGGCCTGAGCGTCGCCATTGCTGATATCGTCAGCGGCACGGGCAGCCGTATCACCTATGCTGCCTGCCAGGAACTGGCCGATGATGCGCAAGCCCTGCATCTTTCCAGCATCGTCGCTGGCCGTGACTCCACGGTGAAAAGCTTCCAGGTCCAACTGGGTGCCGAGTTTAGCCGTAGCGAAAGCGTGAGCGATCTCATCGGCCAGGGTGCGCATAGCGATATGCTCAGCGTGTCTTTGCCCATCGGTGAACAGATCGTTGATCAACGCACGCTGCAGAACCACAAAGCTCCTCATGCAACGAGTGACCTGCTCTACAAGAACGCCCTGTATGGCAAGTCCCGCAGCATCTTCAGCGGCCTGATCACGGTGGATGAAACCGCGCACTATACAGACGCCTACCAGACCTGCCGCAACCTGCTGAACAGTAACGAAGCGGAAGCCACCTCGCTCCCCGGATTAGAGATCAATGCCGACCAGGTGAAGTGCAGCCACGGTGCCACCAGCGGCCCCATCAGCGATGAAGAGCTCTTTTACCTGAAGGCACGCGGTATCAGCGACAGTGAATCCCGCAAGTTGATCATCGAAGGTTTTTTGGCGGATGTGTTGAAGCGTTTTGGCAACAGTGAAGTGCTGGACACTTTGGTAGCCCGCATTGACGAGAAGCTGGAGCGTGCCGTCTAA
- a CDS encoding endonuclease/exonuclease/phosphatase family protein produces MTTRLLRFSHRAGWAVLVLGIALQFGLKDHLFGFRLLFYAMPKPCLLALAVTLLVWPKTGFKSRGTAALLAVFLGSTWMMASWRGTAPPLSQRDESTEVRVLYWNLCRPKELHQGMVDLVKEFQPHVAAFVEPGRSQMEENCRRYEALLPGYQAAWMPRGILWLSRVPSRYRDRGKLEGAGAYARFDVNGLGPTFPIVVADVHPHPFHWRKGQLDEALTQAQGRGDAILVGDFNTPLESGLLEDYRKHFTHALEVAGEGFKETWPLGLPLLSLDHFWLGPDWEVVEARKVWRITSSDHAALCVTLRRKAK; encoded by the coding sequence ATGACGACCCGCCTGCTCAGATTTTCTCATCGGGCAGGCTGGGCCGTTCTGGTGCTGGGCATCGCCTTGCAGTTCGGACTGAAGGATCATCTGTTCGGCTTTCGGCTGCTGTTTTATGCAATGCCCAAGCCCTGCCTGCTAGCGCTCGCTGTCACACTTTTGGTTTGGCCAAAAACCGGGTTCAAATCGCGCGGCACCGCCGCGCTTCTAGCTGTGTTTCTTGGCAGCACCTGGATGATGGCCTCCTGGCGCGGCACAGCCCCCCCTCTCTCCCAGCGAGATGAATCCACTGAGGTTCGCGTCCTTTACTGGAACCTCTGCCGCCCCAAAGAATTGCACCAGGGCATGGTGGATCTGGTGAAAGAGTTTCAACCCCATGTAGCTGCCTTTGTGGAGCCTGGTCGCAGCCAGATGGAAGAAAACTGCCGCCGCTATGAGGCATTGCTTCCTGGCTACCAGGCTGCCTGGATGCCGCGGGGCATTCTATGGTTATCACGCGTGCCCTCACGTTATCGCGACCGTGGAAAGCTGGAAGGCGCAGGTGCCTATGCCCGCTTTGATGTCAATGGTCTGGGCCCGACGTTCCCCATCGTGGTAGCGGATGTTCACCCCCATCCTTTCCATTGGCGCAAAGGCCAGTTGGATGAGGCGCTCACCCAGGCTCAGGGCAGGGGAGATGCCATTTTAGTCGGAGACTTCAACACCCCGCTCGAGTCAGGTCTGCTGGAAGATTACCGGAAGCATTTCACCCATGCGCTGGAGGTAGCGGGGGAAGGCTTCAAGGAAACTTGGCCGCTGGGATTACCTTTATTAAGCTTGGATCACTTTTGGTTAGGCCCTGATTGGGAAGTGGTGGAAGCCCGCAAAGTCTGGCGCATCACCAGCAGTGATCACGCCGCTCTGTGCGTCACGCTACGGCGTAAGGCTAAGTGA
- a CDS encoding ribonuclease H-like domain-containing protein: MARDIVYFDLETRRTANDVGGWGNKHKMGISIAVTYSTKLGEYRIFQEDETSDLIHQLTRADLVVGFNHVSFDYEVLMGHTIFDFREQVRDLDLLVDLEKKLGHRLKLEAVAAASLGTGKTADGLEAIRWWQQGKLAEIAEYCAFDVKVTKCVHEYGAKNGFVKYHDRNGREQQVAVEWSVD; the protein is encoded by the coding sequence ATGGCTCGGGACATCGTCTATTTCGACTTAGAAACCCGCCGCACCGCGAATGATGTGGGCGGCTGGGGGAACAAGCACAAGATGGGCATTTCCATCGCGGTCACTTACAGCACCAAGCTGGGGGAGTACCGCATCTTCCAGGAAGATGAAACCTCAGATCTGATCCACCAGCTCACGCGGGCGGATCTCGTCGTGGGTTTTAACCACGTGAGCTTCGACTACGAAGTACTCATGGGGCACACCATTTTTGATTTTCGCGAGCAAGTCCGGGACCTGGATTTGCTGGTGGATTTGGAAAAAAAGCTCGGGCATCGCCTGAAGCTGGAAGCCGTGGCCGCAGCAAGTTTGGGCACGGGCAAAACGGCCGATGGTCTCGAAGCCATCCGCTGGTGGCAGCAGGGTAAGTTGGCCGAAATCGCCGAATACTGCGCCTTTGATGTGAAGGTGACCAAATGCGTCCACGAATACGGGGCTAAAAATGGCTTTGTAAAATACCACGACCGCAATGGCCGCGAGCAGCAAGTGGCGGTGGAGTGGTCGGTGGACTGA
- the infA gene encoding translation initiation factor IF-1, with amino-acid sequence MELDGVISAVLAGTMFRVKLKNGHEVLAHISGKMRKRFIRLVIGDNVKIEMSPYDMDKARIVYRL; translated from the coding sequence ATCGAACTCGATGGCGTCATTTCCGCTGTGCTTGCCGGGACCATGTTCCGCGTGAAGTTGAAGAATGGTCACGAAGTTCTCGCCCACATTTCCGGGAAGATGCGCAAGCGCTTCATCCGTCTGGTCATCGGTGACAATGTTAAAATCGAAATGTCGCCTTACGATATGGACAAGGCGCGTATCGTTTATCGTCTCTGA